Proteins encoded within one genomic window of Brassica rapa cultivar Chiifu-401-42 chromosome A09, CAAS_Brap_v3.01, whole genome shotgun sequence:
- the LOC103840146 gene encoding uncharacterized protein LOC103840146 translates to MGAEEEKNKMWPPWLKPLLREKFFVQCKLHADSHKSECNMYCLDCTSGPLCSLCLSFHKDHHAIQIRRSSYHDVIRVSEIQKFLDITGVQTYVINSAKVVFLNERPQPRPGKGVVNTCEVCYRSLVDSFRFCSLGCKISGISRSFDKKKKDWTNNLSDSNDSYSSSTSIGRLKKNGDMIHNSFTPSTPPLSAVYRRIAKRRKGIPHRAPLGGLIIEY, encoded by the exons ATG ggagctgaagaagaaaaaaacaagatgTGGCCTCCATGGCTTAAACCTCTGCTTCGAGAGAAGTTCTTCGTACAATGCAAATTACACGCAGATTCACACAAGAGTGAGTGTAACATGTACTGTTTAGACTGTACCAGTGGCCCTCTCTGTTCTCTCTGCCTCTCTTTCCACAAGGATCATCATGCCATTCAG ATAAGGAGATCATCGTATCACGATGTGATCAGAGTATCAGAGATTCAGAAATTTCTGGACATTACAGGAGTTCAGACATATGTGATTAACAGTGCGAAGGTTGTCTTCTTGAATGAGAGACCTCAGCCTCGACCAGGCAAAGGTGTCGTCAACACCTGCGAAGTCTGTTATCGAAGCCTTGTTGATTCTTTCAGATTCTGCTCTCTTGGCTGCAAG ATCTCTGGAATATCCAGGAGTTTcgacaagaaaaaaaaggattGGACAAACAATCTTTCAGATTCTAATGATTCGTATAGCAGTTCTACTAGTATAGGGAGGCTCAAGAAGAATGGTGACATGATTCATAATAGTTTCACACCATCAACACCACCTCTATCTGCCGTGTATCGTCGAATTGCAAAACGAAGGAAGGGAATACCGCACCGTGCTCCTCTTGGGGGACTAATCATAGAATACTAA